The following are encoded together in the Streptococcus oralis genome:
- a CDS encoding glucosaminidase domain-containing protein, whose amino-acid sequence MKRWKVALVSAGLLGCFFTVVETAKAEEGTWQGKTYLKADGKPATNQWIYDQTQQAWFYLTADGNRAENGWLTVAGKDYYFNEAGKLATKTWVGQYYVTESGAKAKEQWVFNQEQESWYYLKSDGQKAQKEWIQQGQEKYYLKEDGKMAKDEWITQGENQYYINSQGKMLKNAWLGKSYISENGHKVKQAWIYDDNYSSWFYLQQDGTYAENGWLTIDGKDYHFKSGGYLSTERWIDRFYVAKSGAKLKSEWLFDKNYDAWFYLKADGTYAEKGWETIKEKDYHFKSGGYLSTERWIDRFYVAKSGAKLKSEWLFDKNYNSWFYLKADGTYAEKGWQTIKGKDYHFKSGGYLSTETWIDRSYVTSSGAKAGKGWLFDKNYNSWFYINSDGNYANKEWLWDNGYYYLKSGGYMAASEWVWYKNNWFYLKSNGKMAEKELIYDSSDQSWYYLKSGGYMAKNETVDGHTLDASGRWHVADKTKYYKVKPITAYVYSASGEILSYINQGSIVSLDSSTRKGGRLAVSISGLSGYMNQSDLTAVDEGSEFIPHYTSDGKFLYHELSPYTSIKVAPHTSAMVIGKKYYSTDGEHFDGFTIKNPFLYKNLREPSNYSAAELNKIYSMMNLQDSPLAGKGATFKEAEERYGVNALYLMAHSALESAWGRSQIARDKNNFFGIAAYDTSPYLSAKRFDNVDKGILGAAKWIRENYIDYGRDHLGNKATGMNVRYASDPYWGEKIASIMMTINSKLGGRD is encoded by the coding sequence ATGAAACGATGGAAAGTGGCCCTAGTAAGTGCTGGCTTATTGGGGTGTTTTTTTACTGTAGTGGAGACAGCAAAAGCAGAAGAGGGAACTTGGCAAGGAAAGACCTACCTCAAAGCAGACGGGAAACCAGCAACCAACCAATGGATCTATGATCAAACGCAACAGGCCTGGTTTTATTTAACAGCTGATGGAAATCGTGCTGAGAACGGCTGGTTGACTGTTGCTGGTAAGGATTACTATTTTAACGAAGCTGGAAAATTAGCTACGAAAACGTGGGTTGGCCAGTACTATGTGACTGAAAGTGGTGCTAAAGCCAAGGAACAGTGGGTATTTAATCAGGAACAAGAATCCTGGTATTATCTCAAGTCTGATGGTCAGAAAGCTCAAAAAGAATGGATTCAACAAGGTCAGGAAAAATATTACCTTAAAGAAGACGGGAAAATGGCCAAAGATGAGTGGATCACTCAAGGGGAGAACCAATACTACATCAATTCACAAGGTAAAATGCTGAAAAATGCTTGGCTTGGTAAAAGCTATATATCAGAAAATGGTCATAAGGTTAAACAAGCCTGGATTTATGATGACAACTATAGCAGTTGGTTCTACCTTCAACAAGACGGTACCTATGCTGAAAATGGCTGGTTAACCATAGATGGGAAGGACTACCATTTTAAATCAGGCGGTTATCTTTCTACTGAACGTTGGATTGATCGCTTCTATGTTGCCAAGAGTGGAGCTAAATTGAAATCGGAATGGCTCTTTGACAAGAATTATGATGCTTGGTTTTACTTGAAAGCTGACGGAACCTATGCCGAAAAAGGCTGGGAAACGATCAAAGAAAAAGATTACCATTTCAAATCAGGCGGTTATCTTTCTACCGAGCGCTGGATTGACCGCTTCTATGTTGCTAAAAGTGGAGCTAAATTGAAATCGGAATGGCTCTTTGACAAGAATTATAACTCTTGGTTTTACTTGAAAGCTGACGGAACCTATGCTGAAAAAGGTTGGCAAACTATCAAAGGTAAGGATTACCATTTCAAATCAGGCGGCTACCTCTCTACGGAAACTTGGATTGACCGCAGTTATGTGACGAGCAGTGGAGCAAAAGCTGGCAAAGGGTGGCTCTTTGACAAGAATTATAACTCTTGGTTCTATATCAACTCTGATGGAAATTATGCCAATAAAGAATGGCTCTGGGATAATGGTTACTACTATCTCAAATCTGGTGGTTATATGGCTGCGAGTGAGTGGGTATGGTACAAGAACAATTGGTTCTACCTCAAGTCAAATGGAAAGATGGCTGAAAAAGAATTAATCTACGATTCATCCGACCAATCATGGTATTACCTTAAATCCGGCGGTTATATGGCAAAAAATGAAACTGTGGATGGTCATACCTTGGATGCTTCTGGTAGATGGCATGTTGCGGATAAAACCAAATATTACAAAGTTAAACCAATCACAGCCTATGTCTATAGTGCATCTGGAGAAATCTTGAGTTACATTAACCAAGGAAGCATTGTTTCACTGGATAGCTCGACGCGAAAAGGTGGCCGACTTGCAGTTTCGATTTCTGGCTTGTCTGGCTATATGAATCAAAGTGATTTGACAGCAGTAGATGAAGGTAGCGAGTTTATCCCTCATTATACCAGTGATGGGAAATTCCTCTACCATGAACTCTCTCCTTACACGAGTATCAAAGTAGCTCCACACACTTCTGCTATGGTTATTGGTAAGAAGTACTACTCGACTGATGGTGAGCATTTCGATGGCTTTACCATTAAAAATCCTTTCCTCTATAAGAACTTGAGAGAGCCAAGTAATTATAGTGCAGCTGAGTTGAATAAAATTTACTCCATGATGAACTTGCAGGATAGTCCACTAGCGGGTAAAGGAGCGACTTTCAAAGAGGCTGAAGAACGTTATGGCGTCAATGCCCTTTACTTAATGGCCCATAGTGCCCTTGAAAGTGCTTGGGGTCGCAGTCAAATTGCCAGAGATAAGAACAACTTCTTTGGTATTGCCGCTTATGATACGAGCCCATATCTCTCAGCCAAGAGATTTGATAATGTGGATAAAGGGATTCTAGGAGCTGCCAAGTGGATTCGTGAGAATTACATCGACTACGGCAGAGACCATCTTGGAAACAAGGCAACTGGAATGAATGTTCGCTATGCTTCCGATCCTTACTGGGGTGAGAAAATAGCCAGCATCATGATGACTATCAATAGCAAACTTGGTGGAAGAGACTAA
- a CDS encoding dihydroorotate dehydrogenase, producing MALFFAQEQLYYKEKIMTKNRLQVSLPGLDLKNPIIPASGCFGFGQEYAKYYDLDLLGSIMIKATTLEPRFGNPTPRVAETPAGMLNAIGLQNPGLEAVLAEKLPWLEREYPRLPIIANVAGFSKQEYAAVSRGISKAANVKAIELNISCPNVDHGNHGLLIGQDPDLAYEVVKAAVEASDVPVYVKLTPSVTDVVTIAKAAEDAGASGLTMINTLVGMRFDLKTRKPILANETGGMSGPAVFPVALKLIRQVAQTTELPIIGMGGVDSAEAALEMYLAGASAIGVGTANFTNPYACPDIIEHLPKVMDKYGISSLEDLRQEVKANLR from the coding sequence ATGGCCCTGTTTTTCGCACAGGAACAGTTGTATTATAAGGAGAAAATCATGACTAAAAATCGTTTACAAGTTTCTCTACCAGGCTTGGATTTGAAAAATCCGATTATTCCAGCATCAGGCTGTTTTGGTTTCGGCCAAGAGTATGCCAAGTACTATGATTTAGACCTTTTAGGCTCTATTATGATTAAGGCGACGACACTTGAACCCCGTTTTGGCAATCCAACTCCTAGGGTGGCAGAAACGCCTGCAGGTATGCTCAATGCAATCGGCTTGCAAAATCCGGGTTTAGAAGCTGTTTTAGCTGAAAAGTTGCCTTGGCTGGAAAGAGAGTATCCTAGGCTTCCTATCATCGCAAATGTTGCAGGCTTTTCAAAACAAGAGTACGCTGCTGTTTCTCGAGGAATTTCCAAGGCTGCAAATGTAAAAGCTATCGAGCTCAATATCTCTTGTCCGAATGTGGATCATGGCAATCATGGACTTTTGATTGGGCAAGATCCTGACTTGGCTTATGAAGTTGTAAAGGCAGCTGTGGAAGCTTCTGATGTACCGGTTTATGTTAAGTTAACCCCTAGTGTAACGGATGTTGTCACCATCGCCAAAGCCGCAGAAGATGCAGGGGCAAGTGGCTTAACCATGATCAATACTCTAGTCGGTATGCGCTTTGACCTCAAAACTAGAAAACCAATCCTAGCCAATGAAACAGGTGGAATGTCTGGACCAGCAGTCTTTCCAGTAGCCCTCAAACTCATCCGACAAGTAGCCCAAACAACTGAACTTCCTATCATTGGAATGGGAGGAGTGGACTCTGCTGAAGCAGCGCTAGAAATGTATCTGGCTGGTGCCTCTGCCATCGGAGTTGGAACAGCCAACTTTACAAATCCTTACGCTTGTCCTGATATCATCGAACATCTACCAAAAGTCATGGATAAATATGGCATTAGCAGTTTGGAAGATCTTCGTCAGGAAGTCAAAGCCAATCTGAGATAA
- a CDS encoding dihydroorotate dehydrogenase electron transfer subunit: MNPTCKKRLGAIRLETMKVVEQEEIAPAIFELVLEGEMVEAMRAGQFLHLRVPDDAHLLRRPISISFIDKAKRQCRLIYRIEGAGTAIFSTLSQGDTLDVMGPQGNGFDLSDLDDQSKVLLVGGGIGVPPLLEVAKELHARGVKLVTVLGFANKDAVILEKELAQYGQVFVTTDDGSYGIKGNVSVVINDLDSKLDAVYSCGAPGMMKYINQRFYDHPRAYLSLESRMACGMGACYACVLKVPDSETVSQRVCEDGPVFRTGTVVL; this comes from the coding sequence ATGAATCCCACATGTAAGAAGCGTTTGGGTGCCATTCGTTTGGAAACCATGAAGGTGGTTGAACAGGAGGAAATTGCGCCAGCAATCTTTGAATTAGTCCTAGAAGGAGAAATGGTTGAAGCTATGCGAGCAGGCCAATTTCTCCATCTACGTGTGCCTGATGATGCCCATCTCTTGCGCCGTCCTATTTCAATTTCGTTTATTGACAAGGCTAAGAGACAGTGTCGCCTTATTTATCGGATTGAAGGTGCTGGGACCGCTATTTTTTCAACATTAAGTCAGGGTGATACACTTGATGTGATGGGACCTCAGGGAAATGGTTTTGACTTGTCTGACCTTGATGATCAGAGCAAAGTTCTCCTCGTTGGTGGTGGAATTGGTGTTCCACCCTTGCTCGAGGTAGCCAAGGAATTGCATGCGCGGGGGGTGAAACTAGTAACAGTTCTTGGTTTTGCTAATAAAGATGCTGTCATACTCGAAAAGGAATTGGCCCAATATGGTCAGGTTTTTGTTACGACAGATGATGGTTCTTATGGTATCAAGGGAAATGTGTCTGTTGTCATCAATGATTTAGACAGTAAACTTGATGCTGTTTACTCATGTGGGGCGCCTGGGATGATGAAGTACATCAATCAAAGATTTTATGATCATCCAAGAGCCTATCTATCTCTGGAATCTCGTATGGCTTGTGGGATGGGGGCTTGCTATGCCTGCGTCCTAAAAGTTCCAGATAGTGAGACTGTCAGTCAACGTGTCTGTGAAGATGGCCCTGTTTTTCGCACAGGAACAGTTGTATTATAA
- the gloA gene encoding lactoylglutathione lyase, with translation MASKMLHTCLRVENLEKSIAFYQDAFGFKELRRKDFPDYAFTIVYLGLDGDDYELELTYNYDHGPYVVGDGFAHIALSTPDLEALHQEHSNKGYEVTEPKGLPGNPPNYYFVKDPDGYKVEVIREK, from the coding sequence ATGGCTTCAAAAATGCTACACACTTGCTTGCGAGTAGAAAACCTTGAAAAATCAATTGCATTCTATCAAGATGCTTTTGGTTTTAAAGAATTGCGTCGCAAGGATTTCCCAGATTATGCCTTCACCATTGTCTATCTAGGACTTGACGGTGATGACTACGAGTTGGAATTGACCTATAACTATGACCACGGCCCTTATGTGGTAGGAGACGGCTTTGCTCATATCGCCCTCAGTACACCTGACCTTGAGGCACTTCATCAAGAACATAGCAACAAAGGCTATGAGGTTACAGAGCCAAAAGGCCTACCTGGAAACCCACCAAACTATTACTTTGTCAAGGATCCTGATGGCTACAAGGTTGAAGTGATTCGTGAAAAATAA